A window from Pseudomonas sp. Tri1 encodes these proteins:
- a CDS encoding SDR family oxidoreductase: protein MSMTFSGQVAVVTGAAAGIGRATALAFAAEGLKVVVADLDVAGGEGTVQSIRDAGGEAVFVRCNVTLESDVQNLMNEVVNTYGRLDYAFNNAGIEIEKGKLADGTVDEFDAIMGVNVKGVWLCMKYQLPLLLAQGGGAIVNTASVAGLGAAPKMSIYAASKHAVIGLTKSAAIEYAKKKIRVNAVCPAVIDTDMFRRAYEADPKKGEFANAMHPVGRIGKVEEIACAVLYLCSDGAAFTTGHSLAVDGGVTAF, encoded by the coding sequence ATGAGCATGACGTTTTCCGGGCAGGTCGCCGTGGTAACGGGCGCCGCCGCAGGCATTGGCCGCGCCACTGCCCTGGCGTTCGCGGCAGAGGGCCTGAAAGTAGTGGTGGCAGACCTGGACGTGGCGGGCGGCGAGGGCACGGTGCAGTCGATTCGAGATGCGGGCGGCGAGGCGGTGTTCGTGCGCTGCAATGTGACCCTGGAAAGCGACGTGCAGAACCTGATGAACGAAGTGGTCAATACCTACGGTCGCCTCGATTACGCCTTCAACAACGCCGGGATCGAGATCGAGAAGGGCAAGCTGGCCGATGGCACCGTCGATGAGTTCGACGCGATCATGGGGGTCAATGTGAAGGGCGTCTGGCTGTGCATGAAATACCAACTGCCATTGCTACTGGCCCAAGGCGGCGGGGCGATCGTCAATACAGCCTCGGTGGCCGGTTTGGGGGCGGCGCCGAAGATGAGCATCTATGCGGCCTCCAAGCATGCTGTGATCGGTCTGACCAAGTCGGCGGCCATCGAGTACGCCAAGAAGAAAATCCGCGTGAATGCGGTCTGCCCGGCGGTGATAGACACCGACATGTTCCGCCGAGCCTATGAGGCGGATCCGAAAAAAGGCGAGTTCGCCAACGCCATGCACCCCGTGGGACGTATTGGTAAAGTCGAGGAAATCGCCTGCGCCGTGCTGTACTTGTGCAGCGATGGCGCAGCGTTCACCACGGGGCATTCCCTGGCGGTGGACGGCGGGGTCACGGCTTTCTGA
- a CDS encoding NADP-dependent oxidoreductase has protein sequence MTAQTNRQFLLAKRPVGAATRETFTYQQIPVGEPAAGQILVKNEYLSLDPAMRGWMNEGKSYIPPVGIGEVMRALGVGQVIASNNPGFAVGDYVNGALGVQDYFLGEPRGFYKVDPKLAPLPRYLSALGMTGMTAYFALLDVGAPKAGETVVLSGAAGAVGSIAGQIAKIKGCRVVGIAGGADKCKFLIDELGFDGAIDYKNEDVHAGLKRECPKGVDVYFDNVGGDILDAVLSRLNLKARVVICGAISQYNNKEAVKGPANYLSLLVNRARMEGFVVMDYAAQFAAAGQEMAGWMAKGQLKSKEDIVEGLETFPETLTKLFSGENFGKLVLKV, from the coding sequence ATGACTGCCCAGACCAATCGCCAGTTCCTGCTCGCCAAACGCCCGGTGGGCGCGGCGACCCGCGAGACTTTCACCTATCAACAAATACCGGTCGGCGAACCGGCAGCCGGTCAGATCCTGGTAAAGAACGAGTATTTGTCCCTGGACCCAGCCATGCGCGGCTGGATGAACGAAGGTAAATCCTATATTCCACCGGTCGGCATCGGCGAAGTGATGCGGGCATTGGGTGTCGGCCAGGTGATCGCGTCGAACAACCCAGGGTTCGCGGTCGGGGACTACGTCAACGGTGCGTTGGGCGTGCAGGATTATTTCCTCGGCGAGCCAAGAGGTTTCTACAAGGTCGATCCGAAACTGGCGCCGCTGCCACGTTATCTATCCGCGCTGGGCATGACCGGCATGACGGCCTATTTCGCCCTGCTGGACGTCGGCGCGCCCAAGGCCGGCGAAACCGTGGTGCTATCGGGTGCCGCCGGTGCTGTGGGCAGCATCGCCGGGCAGATCGCCAAGATCAAAGGCTGTCGCGTGGTGGGCATCGCCGGCGGGGCCGACAAATGCAAGTTCCTGATCGATGAACTGGGCTTCGACGGCGCCATTGACTACAAGAACGAAGACGTCCATGCCGGCCTCAAGCGCGAATGCCCCAAAGGCGTGGATGTGTATTTCGATAACGTCGGGGGCGACATCCTCGACGCCGTGCTCAGCCGCTTGAACCTCAAGGCTCGCGTAGTGATTTGCGGCGCCATCAGCCAGTACAACAACAAGGAAGCGGTGAAGGGTCCCGCCAACTACCTGTCGCTGCTGGTCAACCGGGCGCGCATGGAAGGCTTCGTGGTCATGGACTACGCCGCGCAGTTTGCCGCCGCCGGGCAGGAAATGGCCGGGTGGATGGCCAAGGGGCAGCTCAAGAGCAAGGAAGACATCGTAGAAGGGCTGGAGACGTTCCCCGAGACACTGACCAAATTGTTCAGTGGGGAGAATTTCGGGAAGTTGGTACTCAAGGTCTGA
- the pyrF gene encoding orotidine-5'-phosphate decarboxylase — MSACQTPIIVALDFPTRDAALKLADQLDPKLCRVKVGKELFTSCASEIVGTLRDKGFEVFLDLKFHDIPNTTAMAVKAAAEMGVWMVNVHCSGGLRMMAACREVLDQRSGPKPLLIGVTVLTSMEREDLAGIGLDIEPQEQVLRLAALAQKAGLDGLVCSALEASALKAAHPSLQLVTPGIRPAGSAQDDQRRILTPRQALDAGSDYLVIGRPISQAADPAKALAAVVAELA, encoded by the coding sequence ATGTCCGCCTGCCAGACGCCCATTATCGTCGCCCTGGATTTCCCTACCCGTGACGCCGCCCTGAAGCTGGCCGACCAGTTGGACCCCAAGCTCTGCCGGGTCAAAGTCGGCAAGGAACTGTTCACCAGCTGTGCTTCGGAAATCGTCGGCACCCTGCGCGACAAGGGTTTCGAAGTGTTCCTGGACCTGAAATTCCACGATATCCCCAACACGACCGCCATGGCCGTCAAGGCGGCCGCGGAGATGGGGGTGTGGATGGTCAATGTGCATTGCTCTGGTGGCCTGCGCATGATGGCGGCCTGTCGTGAAGTGCTGGATCAGCGCAGCGGCCCGAAACCGCTGCTGATCGGCGTGACCGTGCTGACCAGCATGGAGCGCGAGGATTTGGCTGGGATCGGCCTGGACATTGAGCCTCAGGAGCAAGTGCTGCGGCTGGCGGCGCTCGCGCAGAAGGCCGGCCTGGATGGCTTGGTCTGTTCGGCCCTGGAAGCCAGCGCCTTGAAAGCGGCTCATCCGTCGCTGCAACTGGTGACCCCGGGGATTCGTCCCGCGGGCAGTGCCCAGGATGATCAACGCCGCATCCTGACCCCGCGCCAGGCGCTGGACGCGGGGTCCGATTACCTGGTGATCGGCCGTCCGATCAGCCAGGCGGCTGATCCGGCCAAGGCATTGGCGGCAGTGGTGGCCGAACTGGCCTGA
- a CDS encoding response regulator transcription factor, translating into MQNTPVANSDDQKAPDDDKRWSTRALIVDDDVPIRELLIDYLARFSIRASGVTDGAAMRLAMQAEHFDVVVLDLMLPGEDGLQLCRWLRSESDIPILMLTARCEPTDRIIGLELGADDYMAKPFEPRELVARIQTILRRVRDDRTEQRANIRFDNWRLNSVLRQLISADGLVVPLSNAEFRLLWVFIERPRRVLSREQLLDAARGRSIEAFDRSIDLLVSRLRQKLGDDPKAPQLIKTVRGEGYLFDARDIG; encoded by the coding sequence ATGCAGAACACCCCTGTTGCAAATTCTGACGATCAAAAAGCGCCCGACGATGACAAGCGCTGGAGCACCCGCGCACTGATCGTCGACGACGATGTGCCGATCCGCGAACTGCTGATCGATTATCTGGCCCGTTTCAGCATACGCGCCAGTGGCGTGACCGATGGCGCAGCGATGCGCCTGGCGATGCAAGCCGAGCATTTCGACGTGGTCGTGCTTGACCTGATGCTGCCGGGTGAAGACGGCTTGCAACTGTGCCGCTGGTTACGTTCCGAATCGGACATCCCGATCCTGATGCTCACCGCCCGCTGCGAACCTACCGATCGCATCATCGGCCTGGAACTGGGCGCCGACGACTATATGGCCAAGCCGTTCGAGCCCAGGGAACTGGTAGCACGGATCCAGACGATCCTGCGCCGCGTACGTGACGACCGCACCGAACAGCGGGCCAATATCCGGTTCGATAACTGGCGGCTCAACAGCGTGCTGCGCCAACTGATCTCCGCCGACGGGTTGGTGGTGCCACTGTCCAACGCCGAGTTCCGTCTGTTGTGGGTCTTCATCGAACGGCCGCGCCGGGTGCTCAGCCGCGAGCAACTGCTGGACGCTGCCCGAGGTCGGTCCATCGAGGCGTTCGACCGCAGCATCGATCTGCTGGTCTCGCGTCTGCGCCAGAAACTGGGCGACGACCCGAAGGCACCGCAACTGATCAAGACCGTACGCGGTGAAGGCTATCTGTTCGACGCCCGGGACATCGGCTGA
- a CDS encoding HAMP domain-containing sensor histidine kinase: protein MRLRLDSLFGRLFGVLLLAIVLAHLLAFAWFSHYDKPPHPGPPPKFSQQTEGPPRFGPPPNRRERPWFGGPVVPLTFQFVCLIVAAWYGAKLLTRPIQRLSNAAERLSENLDSPPLEETGPREARQAAHTFNLMQQRIREQVQQRSRMLGAVSHDLRTPLSRLKLRLEQIDDLKLQGQMRQDLNDMIGMLDATLTYLHEQRTSEALQWMDVQALVESLSENAQDQGADVQVSGFCAPLQVQPMALRSCLNNLMDNALRYAGHALITLEDQHKQVQIRVIDHGPGIAADKREAVFEPFYRLEGSRNRNSGGVGLGMTIAREAAERLGGQLSLEETPGGGLTAVVSLPRA, encoded by the coding sequence ATGCGATTGCGCCTGGACTCCCTGTTCGGCCGTCTGTTTGGCGTGCTGTTGCTGGCGATCGTCCTCGCGCATCTGTTGGCGTTCGCCTGGTTTTCTCACTACGACAAGCCACCACATCCCGGACCACCGCCGAAGTTTTCCCAACAAACCGAAGGGCCGCCACGCTTTGGTCCGCCGCCCAACCGCCGTGAGCGCCCCTGGTTCGGTGGGCCGGTGGTGCCGCTGACGTTCCAGTTCGTGTGCCTGATCGTGGCCGCCTGGTACGGCGCCAAACTGCTGACCCGACCAATCCAGCGCCTGAGCAATGCCGCCGAACGCCTGAGCGAGAACCTCGACAGCCCGCCGCTGGAGGAAACCGGTCCTCGGGAAGCGCGACAGGCGGCCCACACGTTCAACCTGATGCAGCAGCGGATCCGCGAACAGGTGCAGCAGCGCTCGCGCATGCTCGGCGCGGTGTCCCATGACCTGCGCACCCCGCTTTCGCGGCTCAAGCTACGCCTGGAGCAGATCGATGACCTCAAGCTGCAAGGCCAGATGCGCCAGGATCTGAACGACATGATCGGCATGCTCGATGCCACCCTCACCTACCTGCACGAACAGCGCACCAGCGAAGCGTTGCAATGGATGGACGTGCAAGCCTTGGTGGAGTCGTTGAGCGAAAACGCCCAGGACCAGGGTGCCGATGTGCAGGTCAGCGGTTTCTGCGCTCCACTGCAGGTGCAGCCGATGGCCCTGCGCTCGTGTCTCAACAACCTCATGGACAACGCCCTGCGCTACGCCGGCCATGCATTGATTACCCTGGAAGACCAGCATAAGCAGGTGCAGATTCGCGTCATCGATCATGGCCCTGGCATTGCGGCGGACAAACGCGAAGCCGTGTTCGAGCCGTTCTATCGCTTGGAAGGTTCGCGCAACCGCAATTCCGGTGGCGTCGGCCTGGGCATGACCATCGCTCGGGAAGCCGCCGAACGCCTGGGCGGGCAGTTGAGCCTGGAAGAAACGCCAGGGGGTGGGTTGACGGCGGTGGTCAGCCTGCCTCGCGCCTGA
- a CDS encoding EF-hand domain-containing protein, which produces MIGSVSSYSTYTSTSSNATSSARSQQFQKELLSKLDSNGDGSVGQEELSSALSQKSDDGILVTLSENFGDLDSDSSGDLSSEEMAAMAPPPPPPRDQAPDTELADALLSALDADGDGAISSDELSSGLTSAGSSADSQQVFSVLDKNEDGTVSADELAASLAPPPPPPQQASSEELFSQLDSDGDGSVTSSELTSALQASDSTSTSTDTSAMLMKALDGDSSGEIDSDEFNSALQAGRSSDSSTDQANVSQALNKMIANLSRQYSLDNVATVGKHLNVAT; this is translated from the coding sequence ATGATCGGTAGCGTCAGCAGTTACTCGACCTATACCAGCACCAGTAGTAACGCGACCAGCAGTGCCCGCAGCCAACAGTTTCAAAAGGAATTGCTTAGCAAACTCGACAGTAACGGTGACGGCTCGGTCGGTCAGGAGGAATTGAGCAGCGCCCTGTCGCAAAAGAGCGACGACGGTATCCTGGTCACCTTGAGCGAAAATTTCGGTGACCTGGACAGTGACAGCAGCGGTGACTTGAGCAGCGAGGAAATGGCTGCGATGGCTCCGCCACCTCCTCCGCCACGGGATCAGGCGCCGGATACCGAACTGGCCGATGCGCTGCTCAGCGCCTTGGACGCCGACGGTGATGGCGCGATCAGCAGCGATGAATTGAGCAGCGGCCTGACCAGCGCCGGCAGCAGTGCCGACAGTCAGCAAGTGTTCTCGGTCCTGGACAAGAATGAAGACGGTACCGTCAGTGCCGACGAACTCGCCGCCAGCCTCGCACCACCGCCTCCACCGCCGCAACAGGCCTCCAGCGAAGAGCTGTTCAGCCAACTCGACAGCGATGGCGACGGCAGTGTGACCTCCAGCGAACTGACCAGCGCCCTGCAGGCCAGCGACAGCACCTCCACGAGCACCGACACCAGCGCGATGCTGATGAAAGCACTCGACGGCGACAGCAGCGGCGAGATCGACAGCGATGAGTTCAACAGCGCCTTGCAGGCCGGACGCAGCAGCGACAGCTCCACCGACCAGGCCAATGTCAGCCAAGCGCTGAACAAAATGATCGCCAACCTCAGCCGGCAATACTCGCTGGATAACGTCGCCACCGTGGGCAAACACCTGAACGTGGCGACTTGA
- a CDS encoding AI-2E family transporter, with product MLNNDRLLVQILLLVLFGASLWVMAPFWSALFWGAVLAFASWPLMRLLTRWLNGRESLAAALLTMGWMLLVAVPLVWLGFNLADHVRDATAFIKDVQVDGLPEAPTWLAGVPLVGERLVGIWNSIDQQGAAMMVSIKPYLGQVGNWLLARSAQIGGGILELTLSIVFVFFFYRDGPRLAVFVHGLLERLIGDRAGYYIELVAGTVQRVVNGVIGTAAAQAVLALIGFLIAGVPGALVLGIVTFLLSLIPMGPPLVWIPATAWLAWKGEYGMAVFLGIWGTFIISGVDNVLKPYLISRGGNLPLVIVLLGVFGGLIAFGFIGLFIGPTLLAVAYSLLTDWSKSQAR from the coding sequence ATGCTCAATAACGATCGGCTGTTGGTGCAAATCCTGCTCCTGGTGTTGTTCGGCGCAAGCCTTTGGGTGATGGCACCGTTCTGGTCGGCGCTGTTCTGGGGCGCGGTGCTGGCGTTTGCCAGTTGGCCGCTGATGCGCCTGCTGACCCGCTGGCTCAATGGCCGTGAATCCCTGGCGGCGGCATTGCTGACGATGGGCTGGATGCTGTTGGTGGCAGTGCCACTGGTATGGCTTGGTTTCAACCTGGCCGACCATGTGCGCGATGCCACAGCATTCATCAAGGACGTGCAGGTCGATGGCTTGCCCGAAGCCCCGACCTGGCTGGCCGGCGTACCGTTGGTGGGCGAGCGGCTGGTGGGTATCTGGAACAGCATCGACCAGCAGGGTGCGGCGATGATGGTGTCCATCAAGCCGTACCTGGGGCAGGTCGGCAATTGGCTGCTGGCCCGCAGTGCGCAGATCGGCGGCGGCATTCTCGAGTTGACCCTGAGCATCGTGTTCGTGTTCTTTTTCTATCGTGACGGTCCACGACTGGCGGTATTCGTCCACGGGTTGCTGGAGCGCCTGATTGGTGACCGTGCCGGTTACTACATCGAACTGGTGGCCGGTACGGTGCAACGAGTGGTCAACGGCGTGATCGGCACTGCGGCGGCCCAGGCCGTGCTGGCGTTGATCGGCTTCCTGATCGCTGGGGTGCCGGGGGCGCTGGTGCTGGGCATCGTCACTTTCCTGCTCAGCCTGATTCCCATGGGGCCGCCCCTGGTGTGGATCCCCGCCACGGCCTGGCTGGCGTGGAAGGGCGAATACGGAATGGCGGTGTTCCTCGGTATCTGGGGCACCTTCATCATCAGTGGCGTGGACAACGTGCTCAAGCCCTATCTGATCAGCCGAGGCGGCAACCTGCCATTGGTGATCGTGCTGTTGGGGGTGTTTGGCGGGTTGATTGCCTTTGGCTTCATCGGCCTGTTCATTGGCCCGACCTTGCTGGCGGTGGCGTACAGCTTGCTGACGGATTGGAGCAAGAGCCAGGCGCGGTAG
- a CDS encoding DUF4892 domain-containing protein, whose protein sequence is MKLSIHYSLALLALACFSPRSFAVDVPGSHDLERVPRMADAQIVDYRQTSDLERVYPMGSIRKISGQLRFDGQVDGRGNVTSVTYELPPEHSATQAFTAAREALQKQGAELLFWCQARDCGESSLWANEVFGNSKLYGADNGQAYLLLRLAPPADNTLIALYGITRGNRKAYLHVEQFESSATLGDLLPTSATLLRQLKDTGVLDLPRLAGEPDETWLCLLSRALNLDTGLRVSIAGPQAESWRQALIDQGVRAARMEDARGDAAGLHFELLR, encoded by the coding sequence ATGAAATTATCCATTCATTATTCACTCGCCCTGCTGGCGCTGGCATGCTTCAGTCCGAGGTCGTTTGCCGTCGATGTGCCCGGCAGTCACGATCTGGAACGGGTGCCACGCATGGCCGATGCGCAGATTGTCGATTACCGGCAAACCAGCGACCTGGAACGTGTCTACCCCATGGGCTCGATCCGCAAGATCAGTGGCCAGTTGCGCTTCGACGGCCAGGTCGATGGCCGTGGCAATGTCACATCGGTCACTTATGAGCTGCCACCGGAGCACTCCGCCACCCAGGCTTTTACTGCCGCTCGCGAAGCGTTGCAGAAACAGGGTGCCGAGTTGCTGTTCTGGTGCCAGGCCCGTGATTGCGGCGAAAGCAGCCTGTGGGCCAACGAAGTCTTCGGCAACTCCAAGCTCTACGGTGCCGACAATGGTCAGGCTTATCTGTTGTTGCGCCTGGCGCCACCGGCGGACAACACGCTGATCGCGCTGTACGGTATCACCCGCGGTAACCGCAAGGCCTACCTGCATGTCGAGCAGTTCGAATCGAGCGCGACGCTGGGGGATTTGCTACCGACCTCGGCCACGCTGTTACGTCAGCTCAAGGACACCGGGGTGCTGGACTTGCCGCGTCTTGCCGGTGAGCCGGACGAGACCTGGTTGTGCCTGCTGTCCCGGGCGTTGAACCTGGACACGGGCCTGCGCGTCAGTATCGCCGGCCCGCAGGCCGAGAGCTGGCGTCAGGCGCTGATTGACCAGGGTGTCCGGGCGGCGCGGATGGAGGATGCTCGTGGCGATGCGGCGGGCCTGCACTTTGAGTTGCTGCGATAA
- a CDS encoding alpha/beta hydrolase, with the protein MSGVEEVRLSLPHIELAAHLFGPEDGRPVIALHGWLDNANSFARLAPRLAGLRVIALDMAGHGHSGHRPPGAGYALWDYAHDVLQVAEQLGLKRFALLGHSMGAIVSLVLAGSLPERVTHLGLIDGVIPPTAKGDNAAERMGMALQAQLDLQQKRKPVYKTLDRAIEARMKGLVAVSREAAELLAQRGLMPVPGGYTWRTDNRLTLPSPLRLTDEQAMAFVARVACPAHLVVAAEGMLAQHPELLERLPFSHEQLPGGHHLHLNDEAGAALVADCFNRFFTVP; encoded by the coding sequence ATGAGTGGGGTCGAAGAAGTCCGCCTGAGCCTGCCCCACATCGAACTGGCGGCTCACCTGTTTGGCCCGGAAGACGGGCGGCCGGTGATTGCCCTGCATGGCTGGCTGGACAACGCCAACAGCTTCGCCCGCCTGGCCCCAAGGCTTGCGGGCCTGCGGGTGATTGCCCTGGACATGGCCGGCCACGGTCACTCCGGGCATCGGCCGCCCGGTGCTGGCTACGCCCTGTGGGACTATGCCCATGATGTGCTGCAAGTCGCCGAACAACTGGGCTTGAAGCGGTTCGCCCTGTTGGGGCACTCCATGGGCGCCATTGTCTCGCTGGTGCTGGCCGGCTCCTTGCCAGAGCGGGTGACGCACCTGGGCCTGATCGACGGCGTGATTCCTCCGACAGCCAAAGGCGATAACGCCGCCGAACGCATGGGCATGGCCCTGCAAGCACAATTGGATTTGCAGCAAAAACGCAAGCCGGTCTACAAAACCCTCGACCGGGCCATCGAAGCGCGCATGAAGGGCTTGGTGGCAGTCAGCCGCGAGGCCGCCGAGTTGCTGGCCCAGCGCGGCCTTATGCCGGTGCCGGGGGGCTATACCTGGCGCACCGACAACCGCCTGACCCTGCCATCGCCATTACGCCTGACCGATGAGCAGGCCATGGCGTTCGTGGCGCGGGTCGCTTGTCCTGCGCATCTGGTGGTGGCGGCCGAGGGCATGCTCGCCCAGCACCCTGAGCTGTTGGAACGTCTACCCTTCAGTCATGAGCAGTTGCCCGGCGGCCATCATTTGCACTTGAACGACGAAGCCGGTGCGGCGCTTGTAGCAGACTGTTTCAATCGGTTCTTCACCGTTCCTTGA
- a CDS encoding alpha/beta hydrolase gives MSQQVFFAHANGFPSATYGKLFAALAPQYQVAHLELHGHDPRFPVDDNWHNLVDELIHHLEQQPEPVWGVGHSLGGVLHLHAALRCPQLYRGVVMLDSPVLTRADQWVILAAKRLGFIDRLTPAGRTLGRREEFADLESARQYFAGKTLFRGFDPECFDAYLQHGLRQVGDRLRLRFDPATEISIYRGVPHTSPGRARKLKVPLAVVRGRQSRVVMRHHARSVGRMPHGESLSMPGGHMFPLERPQDTANLLKELFQRWEGHSR, from the coding sequence ATGTCGCAACAGGTGTTTTTCGCCCACGCCAATGGTTTTCCCTCGGCCACCTACGGCAAGTTGTTCGCCGCGCTGGCGCCGCAGTATCAGGTTGCGCATCTGGAATTACACGGCCATGACCCGCGTTTCCCGGTGGACGACAACTGGCACAACCTGGTGGATGAACTCATCCATCACCTGGAGCAGCAACCGGAGCCGGTGTGGGGCGTTGGGCATTCCCTGGGCGGTGTCCTGCACCTGCACGCGGCTCTGCGTTGCCCGCAGTTGTACCGTGGCGTGGTCATGCTCGATTCGCCGGTGCTGACCCGCGCCGACCAGTGGGTTATCCTGGCCGCCAAGCGCCTGGGTTTCATCGACCGCCTGACCCCGGCCGGCCGGACCCTGGGGCGTCGCGAAGAGTTCGCTGACCTGGAATCGGCCCGGCAGTATTTCGCCGGCAAGACACTGTTTCGTGGTTTTGACCCGGAGTGTTTCGACGCCTACCTGCAACATGGCCTGCGACAAGTCGGTGACCGCTTGCGGCTGCGCTTCGACCCGGCCACGGAAATCAGCATCTACCGTGGCGTGCCCCACACCAGCCCGGGGCGGGCCCGTAAGCTCAAAGTGCCGCTGGCGGTGGTGCGCGGTCGGCAGAGTCGGGTGGTGATGCGTCATCACGCCCGTTCGGTGGGGCGCATGCCCCATGGCGAATCCCTGAGCATGCCCGGCGGTCATATGTTCCCTCTGGAGCGGCCTCAAGACACGGCCAACCTGCTCAAGGAACTGTTCCAGCGTTGGGAAGGGCACAGCCGATGA
- a CDS encoding hotdog fold thioesterase produces the protein MSLWRTPPDIEKLNAAGKNTISEVLDIRFESFDEESLTASMVVDHRTHQPFGLLHGGASVVLAETVGSMAAYLCVDASKFYCVGLEINANHLRGVRSGRVTATARAVHLGRTTQVWDIRLTNDEGKVNCVSRLTMAVVPLGEQPPAR, from the coding sequence ATGAGTCTGTGGCGCACCCCCCCCGACATCGAGAAACTGAACGCCGCCGGTAAGAACACCATCAGCGAAGTTCTGGACATTCGCTTCGAGTCTTTCGACGAGGAGTCCCTGACCGCCAGCATGGTCGTCGACCACCGCACCCACCAACCGTTTGGCCTGTTGCATGGCGGTGCGTCGGTGGTGCTGGCCGAAACGGTCGGGTCCATGGCGGCCTACCTGTGTGTGGACGCCAGCAAGTTCTATTGCGTGGGCCTGGAGATCAACGCCAACCACCTGCGCGGTGTACGCAGCGGGCGGGTGACGGCCACGGCCCGGGCGGTGCACCTGGGCCGTACCACCCAGGTTTGGGACATCCGCCTGACCAACGACGAGGGCAAGGTCAACTGCGTATCGCGCCTGACCATGGCCGTGGTGCCGCTGGGCGAGCAACCACCGGCGCGTTGA
- the sixA gene encoding phosphohistidine phosphatase SixA, which translates to MKLWVLRHGEAEPYGARPDPDRALTAHGREEVLRSAAHLLGQPLTAIYASPYLRAQQTAGLVREALGLQPELITVDWLTPDTRPQKVLEHLDDQGDVLLVSHNPLVGSLLGLLQHGHLQQPEQVKTAGLAELEGDLPLAGAMMLKGIKHP; encoded by the coding sequence ATGAAACTGTGGGTACTGCGCCATGGCGAAGCCGAGCCTTACGGCGCCCGCCCCGATCCCGACCGGGCCCTGACCGCCCATGGTCGCGAAGAAGTATTGCGCAGTGCCGCGCACCTGCTCGGCCAGCCGCTGACCGCCATTTATGCCAGCCCTTACCTGCGTGCCCAGCAGACTGCGGGCCTGGTGCGCGAAGCCCTGGGGCTTCAGCCGGAACTGATCACGGTGGATTGGCTCACGCCGGACACCCGGCCGCAGAAAGTCCTGGAACACCTCGATGATCAGGGCGATGTGCTGCTGGTCAGCCATAACCCACTGGTAGGTAGCTTGTTGGGCTTGCTGCAACACGGTCATCTGCAACAACCCGAGCAGGTGAAAACGGCTGGCCTGGCTGAGCTGGAAGGCGACCTGCCGTTGGCGGGGGCGATGATGCTCAAGGGCATCAAGCACCCATAA
- a CDS encoding DUF4389 domain-containing protein: protein MNDPKGQPQYESILLRVLWMVIYLLVWQVAQFMLGAVVLVQLIYRLIYGAPSASLMNFGDSLSQFLAQIGRFGTFHSDQKPWPFADWPTPRAPEGEAPHVVAPAPHPVRDEEPKL from the coding sequence ATGAACGATCCGAAAGGGCAGCCCCAATACGAATCCATCCTGCTGCGTGTGTTGTGGATGGTCATTTATCTGTTGGTCTGGCAGGTGGCGCAGTTCATGCTTGGCGCCGTGGTGCTGGTGCAACTGATCTATCGGCTGATCTACGGCGCACCCAGCGCCAGCCTGATGAACTTCGGCGATAGCCTGAGCCAGTTCCTGGCCCAGATCGGTCGCTTCGGCACCTTCCACAGCGACCAGAAACCCTGGCCGTTCGCGGACTGGCCGACCCCGCGCGCGCCGGAGGGGGAGGCGCCTCACGTCGTCGCGCCAGCCCCGCATCCGGTTCGTGACGAAGAGCCAAAGCTATGA